The DNA sequence CGACCTTCGCGATACCATTCAGTACGTGCGATTTCAGCACCGCCGAGACGACCGCTCACTTGGATTTTGATGCCTTTGGCACCAATGCGCATGGCGTTCTGTACAGCGCGCTTCATGGCGCGACGGAACATTACACGACGCTCCAGCTGCTGAGCTACGCTCTGCGCAACCAGCATACCGTCGAGCTCCGGCTTGCGGATCTCTTCGATATTGATGTGCACAGGCACACCCATTTGCTTGGTCAGGTCCTGACGCAGTTTCTCAACATCTTCACCTTTCTTCCCGATAACGATACCTGGACGAGCGGTGTGGATGGTGATGCGTGCAGTTTGGGCCGGACGATGGATATCGATACGGCTTACGGACGCGCTTTTTAGTTTGTCTTGGAGGTATTCACGCACCTTCAGATCAGCGAACAAGTAGTCCGCATAAGTCCGACCGTCTGCGTACCAGACGGAGGTGTGCTCCTTGACGATTCCCAGGCGAATGCCAATGGGATGTACTTTCTGACCCATCTCTTCGACTCCGTTACTTGTCAGCAACCTTGACAGTGATATGGCAAGACCGCTTGACGATGCGATCAGCACGGCCTTTGGCACGTGGCATGATGCGCTTCAGCGAACGCCCTTCGTTGACGAAAACGGTGCTGACCTTCAGGTCATCAACGTCTGCGCCTTCGTTATGCTCGGCGTTGGCTACGGCCGACTCCAGCACTTTTTTCATGATCTCGGCGGCTTTCTTACTGCTGAAAGCCAACAGGTTGAGCGCTTCGCCCACCTTCTTCCCGCGGATCTGGTCGGCGACCAAGCGGGCTTTCTGGGCGGAGATTCGAGCGCCCGACAACTTAGCGGCTACTTCCATTTCCTTACCCCTTAACGCTTGGCTTTCTTGTCTGCCACGTGCCCGCGATAGTTGCGGGTACCGGCGAACTCGCCCAGTTTGTGGCCGACCATGTCTTCGTTAACGAGAACTGGGACGTGCTGACGACCGTTGTGTACTGCGATGGTCAGACCGACCATTTGTGGCAGGATCATCGAACGACGCGACCAAGTCTTAATTGGTTTGCGATCGTTCTTTTCCGCCGCCACTTCGATCTTCTTCAGTAGGTGAAGATC is a window from the Pseudomonas gozinkensis genome containing:
- the rplV gene encoding 50S ribosomal protein L22, producing MEVAAKLSGARISAQKARLVADQIRGKKVGEALNLLAFSSKKAAEIMKKVLESAVANAEHNEGADVDDLKVSTVFVNEGRSLKRIMPRAKGRADRIVKRSCHITVKVADK
- the rpsC gene encoding 30S ribosomal protein S3, giving the protein MGQKVHPIGIRLGIVKEHTSVWYADGRTYADYLFADLKVREYLQDKLKSASVSRIDIHRPAQTARITIHTARPGIVIGKKGEDVEKLRQDLTKQMGVPVHINIEEIRKPELDGMLVAQSVAQQLERRVMFRRAMKRAVQNAMRIGAKGIKIQVSGRLGGAEIARTEWYREGRVPLHTLRADIDYANYEAHTTYGVIGVKVWIFKGEVIGGRQEELKPQAPAPRKKAAK
- the rpsS gene encoding 30S ribosomal protein S19; its protein translation is MPRSLKKGPFIDLHLLKKIEVAAEKNDRKPIKTWSRRSMILPQMVGLTIAVHNGRQHVPVLVNEDMVGHKLGEFAGTRNYRGHVADKKAKR